From Glycine max cultivar Williams 82 chromosome 11, Glycine_max_v4.0, whole genome shotgun sequence, the proteins below share one genomic window:
- the LOC100817677 gene encoding condensin complex subunit 3, which yields MEENDAEEAKRLMLKIAAILDEARTSYATHNRKLKELSLLRSKSSSHSHFFSAFSKTLTPLFDFQRRLASADRVVFFVSAFAVATTAAASDEFLDHFLKFLLAAATASNKTARFRACQIVSEIILRLPDDAEVSNEIWDEVIEWMKVRVRDKIPVVRTFAVRALSRFVNDSVNSDILDLFLEVLPLEQNADVRKMIVLSLPPSSATSQVIIDCTLDVSESVRKAAYCVLANKFPLQSLSIKLRTVILRRGLADRSVAVSKECFKLLKDEWLMKCCNGDTIELLKYLDVETYESVSESVMEVLLKAGLVKLQNGASIQQYISSNGDRTEGDAVHCPPSIHPMEAEAALYWRTVCKHLQSEAHAKGSDAAATMGTEAEVYAAEASDKNDLLEKILPATVGEYIELVRAHTNAGSNHRFACRQLLLLGCMFDFSDVTNRKTAGAFLHELMCKPPEHEDDDEGNIVVLGDGLSFGGDNDWAEAVASLARKVHAAPGEFEEVILAIIEELAQPCRERTADYVQWMHSLSLTGLLLKNAKSLRFLQGKAIEPDELLQSLLLPGAKQSHLDVQRIAIRCLGLFGLLERKPSAELLKQLRISYIKGPHSISIEACKALIDLVMWYGPQEVDKMLNLSIPCQLNSEKTTFSPLNFSDSEEELDVGTLDILYGGFENDDWASPLPSNEDECVHAILGEGFAKILLLSDNYPSIPASLHPVILSKLIYLYFTDVSEHLHRLKQCLSVFFELYPCLSANHKRCITKSFIPAMRSMWPGIFGNSAGSTFMVSQMRKRAVQASRFMLQMVQIPLYVKETQPDCENTSTEHPQVIDSCVEVPFECGEEGLALRLAVEVASFQSKKTAAEKAYVSALCRILVLLQFRISEQGPIKFMRRLLCRVLECASSEKDIVKELKRMSERLMTVDNQPDQELMQDEVNLILGKLELDCDLDLNGSVSMPQTPAAPPTRPTRSRRRVRIEEESSDEDSPSAVPTTHHSVISRSQRASKTAAMNKMSSATRSLKIDEMEELEEEESDVTSEASDAFD from the exons ATGGAGGAGAACGATGCAGAAGAAGCGAAGCGATTGATGCTGAAAATCGCCGCAATTCTCGACGAGGCTCGAACCTCATACGCCACTCACAACCGAAAGCTCAAGGAATTGTCGCTTCTCCGATCCAAATCCTCTTCTCATTCGCACTTCTTCTCCGCCTTCTCTAAAACCCTAACTCCTCTCTTCGACTTTCAGAGGCGCCTTGCTTCCGCCGACCGCGTTGTTTTCTTCGTCTCCGCCTTCGCCGTCGCCACCACCGCTGCTGCTTCCGATGAGTTCCTCGACCACTTCCTCAAGTTCCTCCTCGCTGCCGCCACGGCATCAAACAAAACCGCCAGGTTCCGAGCCTGCCAGATCGTCTCTGAG ATAATATTGCGGCTACCGGATGATGCTGAAGTTAGCAATGAGATATGGGATGAGGTGATAGAGTGGATGAAGGTGAGGGTGCGAGACAAGATCCCTGTGGTGCGTACTTTTGCGGTTAGAGCGCTTTCGCGCTTCGTGAATGACTCTGTGAATAGTGACATCCTTGATTTGTTCCTCGAGGTGCTTCCTTTGGAGCAGAATGCG GATGTTCGCAAGATGATTGTTTTATCTTTGCCTCCTTCTAGTGCAACCTCTCAAGTTATCATTGATTGTACCTTGGATGTGAGTGAATCTGTACGCAAAGCAGCATACTGTGTTCTAGCTAATAAATTTCCTCTTCAAAGCTTAAG CATTAAACTCAGGACAGTAATTCTTCGGAGAGGACTTGCTGACCGGTCTGTTGCTGTCTCAAAAGAATGTTTTAAACTATTGAAAGATGAATGGCTCATGAAGTGTTGTAATGGTGATACTATAGAACTTTTGAAGTATCTTGATGTTGAAACCTATGAATCAGTTAGTGAATCTGTAATGGAGGTGCTTCTTAAAGCTGGTTTGGTAAAACTACAGAATGGTGCAAGTATCCAGCAGTACATATCATCAAATGGTGACAGAACAGAAG GGGATGCGGTTCATTGCCCACCAAGCATTCATCCGATGGAAGCAGAGGCTGCTCTTTATTGGAGAACTGTTTGCAAGCATTTACAGTCAGAAGCACAT GCCAAAGGCTCTGATGCTGCAGCAACAATGGGTACTGAAGCAGAAGTATATGCAGCAGAAGCATCAGATAAAAATGACCTTCTAGAAAAAATTCTTCCTGCAACAGTTGGTGAATATATAGAATTGGTCAGAGCTCATACTAATGCTG GATCAAACCATCGCTTTGCATGCCGGCAGCTGCTTTTGCTTGGTTGCATGTTTGATTTTTCTGATGTTACAAATAGAAAGACTGCTGGTGCATTTCTGCATGAGCTTATGTGCAAGCCTCCTGAGCATGAGGATGATGATGAAGGGAATATAGTTGTTCTTGGAgatggattaagttttggtgGGGACAATGATTGGGCTGAAGCTGTAGCCAGtttagcaaggaaagtccatgCTGCTCCTGGTGAATTTGAAGAAGTTATTCTGGCAATAATAGAAGAGCTCGCCCAACCTTGCAGGGAGAGAACAGCAGATTATGTGCAGTGGATGCACAGCCTCTCTCTTACTGGCCTTTTGCTTAAAAATGCAAAATCACTTCGCTTTCTTCAGGGCAAGGCTATTGAACCTGATGAGCTACTCCAATCTTTACTACTACCGGGG GCAAAACAATCTCATTTGGATGTGCAAAGGATTGCAATCAGATGCCTTGGCCTTTTTGGCCTTTTGGAAAGGAAACCAAGTGCAGAACTTTTGAAACAGTTGAGGATTTCATATATTAAGGGGCCGCATTCAATCAGTATAGAGGCTTGTAAGGCATTAATTGATCTCGTGATGTGGTATGGTCCTCAAGAAGTTGACAAGATGTTAAACCTCAGTATTCCATGCCAATTAAACAGTGAGAAGACGACTTTTTCTCCTCTGAACTTTTCTGATTCAGAAGAGGAATTAGATGTTGGGACGCTTGATATCTTATATGGCGGCTTTGAAAATGATGACTGGGCGAGTCCTTTACCTAGCAACGAAGATGAGTGCGTTCATGCTATTCTTGGAGAGGGGTTTGCCAAAATTCTTCTCTTAAGTGACAACTATCCAAGCATACCAGCTTCTTTGCATCCTGTTATTTTATCAAAGCTCATTTACTTGTATTTCACTGACGTGTCGGAACACTTGCACAG attgaagcaatgcttatctGTTTTCTTCGAGCTTTACCCATGTCTCTCAGCCAATCATAAG AGGTGCATAACGAAAAGTTTCATTCCAGCAATGCGTTCAATGTGGCCAGGAATTTTTGGCAATTCTGCGGGTTCTACTTTTATGGTGTCGCAGATGCGTAAGCGTGCTGTTCAAGCTTCCCGTTTTATGCTGCAGATGGTGCAGATTCCCTTATACGTTAAAGAGACTCAACCAGATTGTGAAAATACTAGCACGGAACATCCACAAGTCATAGATAGTTGTGTGGAAGTTCCATTTGAGTGTGGTGAGGAGGGGCTCGCACTACGCTTAGCCGTAGAG GTGGCAAGCTTTCAATCGAAGAAGACAGCAGCTGAGAAGGCATATGTGTCGGCTTTATGTAGAATACTTGTTTTGCTTCAGTTTCGGATATCAGAACAAGGACCAATAAAATTTATGAGGAGGCTTTTATGTCGCGTGCTAGAATGTGCATCTTCAGAGAAAGATATTGTTAAGGAATTGAAACGCATGTCTGAACGTCTCATGACAGTAGATAATCAACCAGATCAGGAATTGATGCAAGATGAAGTTAATCTTATTTTGG GGAAATTGGAACTTGATTGCGACCTGGATTTGAATGGTTCTGTTTCAATGCCACAAACACCAGCTGCACCCCCAACTAGGCCAACACGTTCCAGGAGAAGGGTAAGGATTGAGGAAGAAAGTTCTGATGAAGATTCACCTTCTGCAGTTCCTACCACCCATCATTCTGTAATAAGTCGCTCACAGAGAGCAAGCAAAACGGCAGCAATGAACAAGATGTCTTCTGCCACTAGATCGCTCAAAATTGATGAAATGGAAGAACTCGAGGAAGAAGAGTCTGATGTAACATCAGAAGCTTCTGATGCATTCGATTAG
- the LOC100500105 gene encoding nudix hydrolase family protein, which produces MVAVVSQENVAALVSRTGRELQRYRKGRRQVVGCIPYRFKIGEKTSLDVVSDELEVLVISSQKGKGMLFPKGGWELDESKKEAALRETMEEAGVRGIVGGKLGKWSFKSKTHDTFYEGYMFPLLVQEQLEFWPEQNVRQRIWMSVTEAREVCQHWWMKEALDRLVNRLSGQKQLGHYRDNKRVLGSMNCKGDAKSASVNSVASLEGRAQLF; this is translated from the exons atggtggCTGTGGTTTCCCAAGAAAATGTTGCGGCATTGGTTTCTCGTACCGGTAGGGAGTTGCAACGTTATAGAAAAGGTCGTCGCCAAGTTGTGGG ATGCATACCGTACAGATTTAAGATTGGGGAGAAGACTTCCTTGGATGTTGTTTCTGATGAATTGGAAGTTCTGGTTATTAGTTCCCAGAAAGGAAAAGGGATGCTATTTCCAAAG GGAGGCTGGGAATTAGACGAATCAAAAAAGGAGGCAGCTTTGAGAGAAACCATGGAGGAAGCTGGGGTGCGAGGCATTGTTGGG GGTAAATTGGGCAAATGGAGTTTCAAGAGCAAGACTCATGACACTTTCTATGAAGGCTACATGTTCCCTTTACTTGTTCAAGAACAATTGGAGTTCTGGCCAGAGCAAAACGTTCGTCAAAGAATATGG ATGAGCGTCACAGAAGCAAGGGAAGTTTGTCAACACTGGTGGATGAAGGAAGCTCTAGACAGACTTGTAAATCGTCTCTCTGGTCAAAAACAACTTGGTCATTATCGTGATAATAAGCGAGTTCTTGGTTCTATGAACTGCAAAGGAGATGCCAAATCTGCTTCTGTAAATAGTGTAGCATCTTTGGAGGGTAGAGCTCAACTTTTTTGA